The Triticum aestivum cultivar Chinese Spring chromosome 3A, IWGSC CS RefSeq v2.1, whole genome shotgun sequence genome includes a region encoding these proteins:
- the LOC123058022 gene encoding uncharacterized protein — MVAARDHVDYNRNFLFNRTSDNCQIITADEPYLTPTGPSRAILSLEPVDFEVDLKFKREFKDGKALINQVLRYQRSPGPFGTILDNNLCTIRFHCKQLGEAVEATILSVQIIHGSWPSQFAGNFFSKGASPLEEFVLLDFSDGDNPPVDQDGNIHLSRRVVSVDVNQDFKVSVQAYSACGGSLKIPIATGDAVFEPKKDGGVTEKECDIGASCRVKIKVAWSLLIWSKLLLQG, encoded by the exons ATGGTTGCTGCCCGAGACCATGTGGATTATAATCGCAACTTTCTCTTCAATCGCACGAGCGATAACTGCCAAATCATTACTGCAGAT GAGCCCTACTTGACGCCGACTGGCCCCTCTCGTGCAATTCTGTCCCTTGAACCTGTGGACTTTGAAGTTGATCTTAAGTTCAAGAGAGAGTTTAAAGATGGAAAAGCATTGATCAACCAAGTCCTCCGATACCAACGGAGCCCTGGTCCTTTTGGTACAATCTTGGACAACAACCTTTGCACCATAAGATTTCATTGTAAGCAGCTTGGGGAAGCGGTCGAGGCCACTATCCTGAGTGTGCAAATTATTCATGGGTCATGGCCTAGTCAATTTGCAGGGAATTTTTTTAGCAAAGGTGCCTCTCCCCTTGAAgaatttgtgttgcttgatttttCAGATGGAGATAATCCGCCGGTGGATCAAGATGGTAACATTCATCTGTCAAGGCGTGTTGTTTCTGTAGATGTGAACCAAGACTTCAAAGTTTCTGTACAGGCCTACTCTGCATGTGGTGGTAGCTTGAAAATACCCATTGCAACAGGTGATGCTGTGTTCGAACCCAAAAAAGACGGCGGCGTAACAGAGAAAGAATGTGACATTGGTGCTAGCTGCAGGGTCAAGATTAAAGTGGCTTGGTCTCTACTTATTTGGTCCAAGCTTCTACTCCAGGGTTAA